Proteins co-encoded in one Actinomadura luteofluorescens genomic window:
- a CDS encoding metal ABC transporter ATP-binding protein, protein MITLRGATLSYGERTLWRGLDLDVRPGEFLAVAGSNGSGKTSLLRVLLGLQRLSSGTVEVDGRRPRRGSDAVGYVPQHRAVPPHTPLRARDLVRLGIDGHRWGPGRPRRDARRRVEAVLADVGAAAFADVPLELLSGGELQRVRVAQALATGPRVLLCDEPLASLDAEHQRVVAELVERRRRDHGTTVVFVTHEIDPVLPFADRILDMGAAPGAQTSRQETA, encoded by the coding sequence GTGATCACCCTGCGCGGCGCGACCCTGTCCTACGGCGAACGGACCCTGTGGCGCGGGCTGGACCTCGACGTGCGGCCCGGCGAGTTCCTCGCCGTCGCCGGATCCAACGGGTCGGGGAAGACCAGCCTGCTCAGGGTGCTGCTCGGGCTCCAGCGGCTGTCGTCCGGAACCGTCGAGGTGGACGGGCGCCGCCCCCGGCGGGGCAGCGACGCCGTCGGCTACGTCCCGCAGCACCGGGCCGTCCCGCCGCACACCCCGCTGCGCGCCCGCGACCTCGTGCGGCTCGGCATCGACGGCCACCGCTGGGGCCCCGGGCGGCCGCGCCGGGACGCGCGCCGCCGGGTCGAGGCCGTCCTCGCCGACGTCGGCGCGGCCGCGTTCGCCGACGTCCCGCTCGAACTCCTGTCGGGCGGCGAACTCCAGCGCGTGCGCGTCGCGCAGGCTCTGGCGACCGGCCCGCGCGTCCTGCTGTGCGACGAGCCGCTGGCCTCCCTGGACGCCGAGCACCAGCGCGTCGTCGCCGAGCTGGTGGAGCGGCGCCGCCGCGACCACGGCACCACCGTCGTGTTCGTCACGCACGAGATCGACCCGGTCCTCCCCTTCGCCGACCGGATCCTCGACATGGGCGCCGCCCCCGGCGCGCAAACTTCCCGGCAGGAGACGGCATGA
- a CDS encoding metal ABC transporter solute-binding protein, Zn/Mn family: MMSAQRARVLGAGAALALSALGASACGSSSGAGAAETVPVVASTNVYGDIARQIGGDRVKVTSFISDPAQDPHSFEAGTRTRLALSKAGVVIENGGGYDDFMETLLRGSGSKARVLNAVQISGKTAPKGEEPNEHVWYDLPSVALLADRISAALAEAAPGDARTFSSNAAAFKARLKALEEKVAAVRAAHAGDGVAVTEPVPVYLLEAAGLVDRTPEEFAEAVEEGDDVPPRALRDTLALLTDRKVRALVANVQTSGPQTDRVRKAAAGAGVPVVPVTETLPAGRDYVAWMDGTIAALQRALA; encoded by the coding sequence ATGATGTCTGCTCAGCGCGCCCGCGTCCTCGGGGCGGGCGCCGCCCTCGCCCTCTCCGCCCTCGGGGCCTCCGCCTGCGGGTCCTCCTCCGGCGCCGGGGCCGCGGAGACGGTCCCGGTCGTGGCCTCGACCAACGTGTACGGGGACATCGCACGGCAGATCGGCGGCGACAGGGTGAAGGTGACCTCGTTCATCAGCGACCCCGCGCAGGACCCGCACTCCTTCGAGGCGGGGACGCGCACCAGGCTCGCGCTGTCGAAGGCCGGCGTGGTCATCGAGAACGGCGGCGGCTACGACGACTTCATGGAGACGCTGCTCAGGGGCTCCGGGTCGAAGGCCCGGGTGCTCAACGCCGTCCAGATCTCCGGGAAGACCGCCCCGAAGGGCGAGGAGCCGAACGAGCACGTCTGGTACGACCTGCCCTCCGTCGCGCTGCTGGCCGACCGGATCTCCGCCGCGCTCGCCGAGGCCGCCCCCGGGGACGCCCGGACGTTCTCGTCGAACGCCGCCGCCTTCAAGGCGAGGCTGAAGGCGCTGGAGGAGAAGGTGGCGGCGGTCAGGGCCGCGCATGCGGGGGACGGCGTCGCCGTCACCGAGCCCGTCCCGGTCTACCTGCTGGAGGCGGCCGGACTGGTCGACCGGACGCCGGAGGAGTTCGCCGAGGCGGTCGAGGAGGGGGACGACGTCCCGCCGCGGGCGCTGCGCGACACGCTGGCGCTGCTCACGGACCGGAAGGTGCGGGCGCTCGTGGCGAACGTGCAGACGAGCGGCCCGCAGACCGACAGGGTCCGGAAGGCGGCGGCCGGCGCGGGCGTCCCGGTGGTGCCGGTCACCGAGACCCTCCCGGCCGGCCGGGACTACGTCGCCTGGATGGACGGCACCATCGCCGCGCTCCAGCGGGCGCTGGCGTGA
- a CDS encoding SAM-dependent methyltransferase yields the protein MNDHDRPSLADIPHDVPTSARAYGWLLGGKDNYEVDRQFIRGQLEHHPAGLDITRQNRLFLYRAVRYLAAEAGIRQFIDMGCGLPTDANVHQVARDFAPDARVVYVDIDPIVLAHGRALLAGDSSTTVIQGDMRDQEAILADAEVERLIDFSEPVATLFLSVGHHLPDADDPRRVLHTIMDRAAPGSHLTFSQVACDDPVRSAQMNEQVRGAGIPWQTRTPAEIDALLSDFDPVEPGLCNLVDWRPLDVQPPLAPVPPELEQYEGASKLDRGIYEYGGVLRKR from the coding sequence GTGAACGATCACGACAGGCCGTCCCTGGCGGACATCCCCCACGACGTCCCGACGTCCGCCCGCGCCTACGGCTGGCTGCTCGGCGGCAAGGACAACTACGAGGTCGACCGGCAGTTCATCAGGGGGCAGCTGGAACACCACCCCGCCGGGCTCGACATCACCCGGCAGAACCGCCTGTTCCTGTACCGCGCCGTCCGGTACCTGGCCGCCGAGGCCGGGATCCGGCAGTTCATCGACATGGGCTGCGGCCTGCCGACCGACGCCAACGTGCACCAGGTCGCCCGCGACTTCGCGCCGGACGCGCGCGTCGTCTACGTGGACATCGACCCGATCGTCCTCGCGCACGGCAGGGCGCTGCTGGCCGGGGACTCCTCGACCACGGTCATCCAGGGCGACATGCGCGACCAGGAGGCCATCCTGGCGGACGCGGAGGTCGAGCGGCTGATCGACTTCAGCGAGCCGGTCGCGACGCTGTTCCTGTCGGTCGGCCACCACCTGCCCGACGCCGACGACCCGCGCCGCGTCCTGCACACGATCATGGACCGGGCCGCGCCGGGCAGCCACCTCACCTTCTCCCAGGTCGCCTGCGACGACCCGGTGCGCAGCGCGCAGATGAACGAGCAGGTCCGCGGGGCCGGGATCCCCTGGCAGACGCGGACGCCCGCCGAGATCGACGCGCTGCTGTCGGACTTCGACCCCGTCGAGCCGGGCCTGTGCAACCTCGTCGACTGGCGCCCGCTGGACGTGCAGCCGCCGCTCGCCCCCGTCCCGCCCGAGCTGGAGCAGTACGAGGGAGCCTCCAAGCTGGACCGCGGCATCTACGAGTACGGCGGGGTTCTCCGCAAGCGCTAG
- a CDS encoding aldo/keto reductase: MEYTQLGRTGLKVSRLVLGTMNFGPFTEEPDAHAIMDAALDAGINFFDTANAYGWGANKGRTEEIIGTWFARGGGRREKTVLATKVYADMAAPDAPWPNRGGLSALHIRQAAEASLRRLGTDHIDLYQFHHIDRSAPWEEIWQAIDVLVQQGKVLYAGSSNFPGWGIAQANEAAARRGSLGLVSEQCLYNLVERRAEMEVVPAARAYGLGVIPWSPLHGGVLGGVLRKERDGEGSRSRSGRSAEMLNDPAERARVQAYEDLCGEHGLDPGDVGLAWLLTRPGVTGPIVGPRVRAQLDSAVRAAELDLPEEFLSALDEIFPGPGPVPEAFAW, encoded by the coding sequence ATGGAGTACACCCAGCTCGGCCGTACCGGCCTGAAGGTCAGCCGCCTGGTGCTCGGCACGATGAACTTCGGCCCGTTCACCGAGGAGCCCGACGCCCACGCGATCATGGACGCGGCGCTCGACGCGGGGATCAACTTCTTCGACACCGCGAACGCCTACGGGTGGGGCGCGAACAAGGGCCGCACCGAGGAGATCATCGGCACCTGGTTCGCCAGGGGCGGCGGGCGCCGCGAGAAGACCGTCCTCGCGACGAAGGTCTACGCGGACATGGCGGCGCCGGACGCGCCCTGGCCGAACCGGGGCGGGCTGTCCGCGCTGCACATCCGCCAGGCCGCCGAGGCCTCGCTGAGGAGGCTCGGCACCGACCACATCGACCTGTACCAGTTCCACCACATCGACCGGTCGGCGCCGTGGGAGGAGATCTGGCAGGCGATCGACGTGCTCGTCCAGCAGGGCAAGGTGCTGTACGCCGGGTCGTCCAACTTCCCCGGCTGGGGCATCGCGCAGGCCAACGAGGCCGCCGCCCGCCGCGGCTCGCTCGGCCTGGTCAGCGAGCAGTGCCTGTACAACCTGGTCGAGCGGCGCGCCGAGATGGAGGTCGTCCCGGCCGCGCGGGCCTACGGGCTCGGCGTGATCCCGTGGTCGCCGCTGCACGGCGGGGTGCTCGGCGGCGTCCTGCGCAAGGAGCGCGACGGGGAGGGGTCCCGGTCCCGGTCGGGGCGCTCCGCCGAGATGCTGAACGACCCGGCCGAGCGGGCGCGCGTCCAGGCCTACGAGGACCTGTGCGGGGAGCACGGCCTGGACCCGGGCGACGTCGGCCTCGCCTGGCTGCTCACCCGCCCCGGCGTGACGGGCCCGATCGTGGGCCCGCGCGTCCGCGCGCAGCTCGACTCCGCCGTCCGCGCCGCCGAGCTGGACCTGCCGGAGGAGTTCCTCTCCGCCCTGGACGAGATCTTCCCGGGCCCGGGTCCCGTGCCGGAGGCGTTCGCCTGGTGA
- a CDS encoding C40 family peptidase, translating into MLRTAVTATVTGLALTVPLGSTAFAALNPTVLKSLHLDAATLEKVQAYDRYRTRETLQRKRAKKALRFARKQLGKPYRWGADGPGGYDCSGLMMAAWRRAGVKIPRVTYAQYRQVDRKVGMGSLKPGDLIFFHGRSHVGMYVGHGRFLHAPNSGARVRIDRFGAARKRQFAGAVRPGAPAFREWSPSVRELVEKIDRMSAEKRADQPPDSERTPHNPPPSSTHFKKTDIPPITAPGHIPAEKAAPPGGHSAKPDHSAAQAPRSDGPSDESKPEPRPRAVAHPRSFWNGPSVEPWSKYVSP; encoded by the coding sequence GTGCTCCGCACGGCCGTCACGGCCACGGTGACCGGGCTCGCCCTGACGGTCCCGCTGGGTTCCACGGCCTTCGCCGCACTCAACCCGACGGTGCTGAAGAGCCTGCACCTCGACGCGGCCACGCTGGAGAAGGTCCAGGCGTACGACAGGTACCGGACGCGGGAGACCCTCCAGCGCAAGCGCGCCAAGAAGGCGCTGCGGTTCGCCCGCAAGCAGCTCGGCAAGCCGTACCGGTGGGGCGCGGACGGGCCGGGCGGCTACGACTGCTCCGGGCTCATGATGGCCGCGTGGCGCCGGGCCGGCGTCAAGATCCCCCGCGTCACCTACGCCCAGTACCGCCAGGTGGACCGGAAGGTGGGAATGGGGAGTCTCAAGCCCGGGGACCTCATCTTCTTCCACGGCCGCAGCCACGTCGGCATGTACGTGGGGCACGGCCGATTCCTGCACGCGCCCAATTCGGGGGCCAGGGTCCGCATCGACAGGTTCGGCGCGGCGCGCAAGAGACAGTTCGCGGGGGCGGTGCGGCCCGGCGCCCCCGCCTTCAGGGAGTGGTCGCCGTCCGTGCGGGAGCTCGTCGAGAAGATCGACCGGATGAGCGCGGAGAAGCGGGCCGACCAGCCCCCTGATAGCGAGCGGACCCCCCATAATCCGCCACCCAGTAGCACACATTTCAAGAAAACGGACATTCCCCCAATCACAGCCCCCGGACACATCCCGGCGGAGAAGGCCGCGCCACCCGGCGGCCACTCCGCGAAACCGGACCATTCCGCGGCACAGGCTCCGCGAAGCGACGGACCGTCGGACGAGTCAAAGCCTGAGCCCCGGCCGAGAGCCGTGGCGCACCCGAGATCCTTCTGGAACGGCCCCAGCGTCGAGCCGTGGTCGAAGTACGTCTCTCCCTAG
- a CDS encoding maltokinase N-terminal cap-like domain-containing protein — protein MLPPEPDLVRDLAEWLPRQRWFGGKDGPIHDLTIGTATELRPGDPALHHLILDVRQDDTTDHYQLLLGARRDLPDRLRHVEIGGPCGDRSGRARLYDAAHDPDLTRVLLEALASGASVGPLRFHHADGARVRTDLASLPMTAEQSNTSLLFGDEYICKLFRRLSPGVNLDLEVNLALTRGGCARVPAVLGWIELDPGHGAMAGGGGEPVTLALLSDYLHTGVDAWSLAIASVRDWFAHTPPPGGDEWAELDASAAGGDFAAEAERLGAATAEVHRALADAFGVTVVPAAEVRATAARMNRELTATCRAVPGLAPHAKALTEAFLDLAARAEPLPVQRVHGDYHLGQVLRTESGWSVLDFEGEPARTQSERRALAHPLRDVAGMLRSFEYAARFLITKAGSVPSESGPRLETRAHAWAARNRAAFCRGYAAGGGPDPAAHSVLIRAFEFEKAVYEVRYEAQNRPAWLAVPLKSLAHLTA, from the coding sequence GTGCTTCCTCCAGAGCCGGACCTCGTCCGGGACCTCGCCGAGTGGCTGCCCCGGCAGCGGTGGTTCGGCGGCAAGGACGGTCCCATCCACGACCTCACCATCGGCACCGCCACCGAACTCCGCCCCGGCGACCCCGCCCTGCACCACCTCATCCTCGACGTCCGCCAGGACGACACCACCGACCACTACCAGCTCCTCCTCGGCGCCCGCCGCGACCTGCCGGACCGGCTCCGGCACGTCGAGATCGGCGGGCCCTGCGGCGACCGCTCCGGCAGGGCCCGGCTGTACGACGCCGCGCACGACCCGGACCTGACCCGCGTGCTCCTGGAGGCCCTGGCGAGCGGGGCGTCCGTGGGCCCGCTGCGGTTCCACCACGCCGACGGCGCCCGCGTCCGGACGGACCTGGCGAGCCTTCCCATGACCGCCGAGCAGAGCAACACCTCGTTACTGTTCGGCGACGAGTACATCTGCAAGCTGTTCCGCCGCCTGTCCCCCGGCGTCAACCTCGACCTGGAGGTCAACCTCGCGCTGACCCGCGGCGGCTGCGCGCGCGTCCCGGCCGTCCTCGGGTGGATCGAGCTGGACCCGGGGCACGGGGCGATGGCCGGCGGGGGCGGGGAGCCGGTGACGCTCGCCCTCCTGTCGGACTACCTGCACACCGGCGTGGACGCCTGGAGCCTCGCGATAGCCAGCGTCCGCGACTGGTTCGCGCACACGCCGCCGCCCGGCGGCGACGAGTGGGCGGAGCTGGACGCGAGCGCGGCCGGCGGCGACTTCGCCGCCGAGGCCGAACGGCTCGGCGCGGCCACCGCCGAGGTGCACCGGGCGCTCGCCGACGCGTTCGGCGTGACGGTCGTCCCGGCCGCGGAGGTCCGCGCGACGGCCGCGCGGATGAACCGCGAGCTGACCGCGACCTGCCGCGCGGTGCCCGGCCTCGCGCCGCACGCGAAGGCGCTCACCGAGGCGTTCCTGGACCTGGCCGCGCGGGCCGAGCCGCTGCCCGTCCAGCGCGTGCACGGCGACTACCACCTCGGCCAGGTCCTGCGCACGGAGTCGGGGTGGTCGGTGCTGGACTTCGAGGGCGAGCCGGCGCGGACGCAGAGCGAGCGCCGGGCCCTCGCGCACCCGCTGCGCGACGTCGCCGGGATGCTTCGCTCGTTCGAGTACGCCGCGCGGTTCCTCATCACCAAGGCGGGCTCGGTGCCGAGCGAGTCGGGGCCGCGGCTGGAGACCCGGGCGCACGCCTGGGCGGCGCGCAACCGCGCCGCGTTCTGCCGCGGCTACGCGGCGGGCGGCGGACCGGATCCGGCCGCGCATTCGGTGCTCATCCGCGCCTTCGAATTCGAGAAGGCAGTCTACGAGGTGCGTTACGAGGCGCAGAACAGACCGGCCTGGCTCGCCGTTCCGCTGAAATCCCTGGCCCATCTGACCGCTTGA